A stretch of Desulfobaccales bacterium DNA encodes these proteins:
- a CDS encoding antibiotic biosynthesis monooxygenase family protein produces MGDRLKRFFIAILALLALVLDLAECTLAGHAPVTTALRLSQATACSTTPFFEKHQELLRTLAAMEARACEMGCLKYRFCQDREDENLIRLTLEWQSREKLESYLATGHHRILMGALQVLCESPVITFHSTNAPTQGGIIYGSSPAGKA; encoded by the coding sequence ATGGGTGACCGGCTGAAGCGCTTTTTCATCGCCATCTTGGCTCTGCTGGCCCTGGTGTTGGACCTGGCCGAGTGCACTTTGGCTGGCCACGCTCCGGTTACAACCGCCCTGAGGCTGAGTCAGGCGACAGCCTGCTCCACCACGCCTTTCTTTGAAAAACACCAGGAGTTGTTGCGCACCTTGGCGGCCATGGAGGCGAGGGCTTGTGAGATGGGTTGCCTGAAATACCGCTTCTGCCAGGACCGGGAGGATGAAAACCTGATTCGGCTGACCCTGGAGTGGCAGAGCCGGGAGAAATTGGAGAGCTACCTGGCCACCGGCCATCACCGGATTCTCATGGGGGCTCTCCAGGTCCTGTGCGAATCCCCGGTGATCACATTCCACAGCACCAATGCTCCGACCCAAGGAGGGATCATTTATGGATCAAGTCCAGCCGGAAAGGCGTGA
- a CDS encoding DUF3124 domain-containing protein, producing MVFLHVCCSQPLPLRSGGDSRQKARLSRWAAAFCLALLWLAAGVRPGGAQELSRGQLVYVPVYSHVYHGDKEHPILLAATVSIRNTDPGHPITLTQADYYDSEGRLIRSYLTQPLTLRPLASTRFVVRESDTKGGSGAHFLVRWQAGAEVNAPLVESIMLGTAIQQGISFSSRGIPIRPR from the coding sequence ATGGTATTCCTCCACGTTTGCTGCTCTCAGCCCCTTCCTTTACGCTCCGGCGGTGACAGCCGCCAAAAAGCGCGCCTCTCCAGATGGGCGGCCGCTTTCTGCCTGGCCCTCCTGTGGCTGGCAGCCGGAGTCCGGCCCGGTGGGGCCCAGGAGCTCTCCCGGGGGCAACTCGTCTATGTCCCGGTCTATTCCCACGTCTACCACGGCGACAAGGAGCATCCCATCCTCCTGGCCGCCACCGTGAGCATCCGCAACACCGACCCCGGCCACCCCATCACCCTCACCCAGGCGGATTACTACGACAGCGAAGGGCGGCTCATCCGCAGCTACCTCACCCAACCCCTGACCCTGAGGCCCCTGGCCTCCACCCGCTTCGTGGTCCGGGAATCGGACACCAAAGGCGGCTCCGGGGCCCATTTCCTGGTCAGGTGGCAGGCAGGCGCGGAGGTCAACGCCCCCCTCGTGGAGAGCATCATGCTGGGCACCGCCATCCAACAGGGCATCTCCTTCAGCTCCCGGGGCATCCCCATCCGCCCACGCTAA
- a CDS encoding PEP/pyruvate-binding domain-containing protein, with amino-acid sequence MWSFLRRFFQEKPDPQEDIRRRVESFRRLLEHNHQALAAMADMEEKLSGDYLFDFTYLETQVRLLEEHVPGMATELNRLTHMGYPELVPLVAKLTAELRAELAKGTEIPETPDILPLAELTRESAPAVGAKMANLGEMANRLGLKVPPGFAVTAAAYKRFMEAGGLAQELATRLRDADVTDLAGLETLSRELQERVRQAPLPPELEENLRQAAAGLSCDRLAVRSSAVGEDTGLSFAGQFATLLNVPAADLPQHYKEVIASKFTPQAIFYWKFQGFSVEELPMAVGVLAMVPARASGVAFSLDPQDPESDTLVISGVWGLGRYAVEGRVTPDLWRLSRLEPFEVVEARPGNKKVALYCREETGCTESVLSPEAAAAPCLEPRHLQQLARIALLLERHFGGPQDMEWAVDDSGEVVLLQTRPLRVSRPAAALGEARRLPDRTPILNQGVRAVGGVAAGPVALVEADTRLEDLPPGAVVVTRRPAIRLVVVMNRISAILTEVGSPTDHMTILAREFQVPTLVEVRGALRALRPGQMVTVDADNARVYDGIVTEVLKRRRPRPELWQQDELYRRLRSIVAKVVPLHLLDPTAPEFSPAHCRTLHDVTRFCHEKAMDAMFALEADQAVQAKGVRRLVSDLPLNLYILDLGGGVRPEATGELREEDIVSRPFQALLRGLRHPQVRWAGTVAADLKGFISVWANTMYDLGKADTALGGKSFALITDSYLNFHSRLGYHFGLVDAYLSEHQDDNYITFQFKGGAASVDRRERRVKLLQKILEDLGFTVQVQGDVVQARLVKYSLPETESMLEFVGLLMVFCRQLDLALVSDALMERCYQAFKEKDYSLKFLRPWEDPPDHP; translated from the coding sequence GTGTGGTCCTTCCTCCGCCGCTTCTTTCAGGAAAAGCCGGATCCGCAGGAGGACATCCGCCGGCGGGTGGAGAGCTTCCGGCGCCTGCTGGAGCACAACCATCAGGCCCTGGCCGCCATGGCCGACATGGAGGAGAAGCTCAGCGGCGACTACCTCTTTGACTTCACCTACTTGGAGACCCAGGTCCGCCTCCTGGAGGAGCACGTCCCTGGCATGGCGACGGAGCTCAACCGGCTCACCCACATGGGCTACCCGGAGCTGGTGCCCTTGGTGGCCAAGCTCACCGCCGAGCTCCGGGCGGAGCTTGCCAAAGGCACGGAAATCCCCGAGACGCCGGACATCCTGCCGTTGGCCGAGCTCACCCGGGAGTCGGCCCCGGCGGTGGGTGCCAAGATGGCCAACCTGGGGGAGATGGCCAACCGCCTGGGGCTGAAGGTGCCCCCCGGCTTTGCGGTGACCGCTGCGGCCTACAAGAGGTTCATGGAGGCCGGCGGCCTGGCCCAAGAGCTGGCCACCCGCCTGCGGGACGCCGACGTGACAGACCTGGCCGGCCTGGAGACCTTGAGCCGGGAGCTGCAGGAGCGGGTCAGGCAGGCGCCGCTGCCCCCGGAGTTGGAGGAGAATCTCAGGCAGGCCGCCGCGGGGCTTTCCTGCGACCGCCTGGCGGTGCGCTCCAGCGCCGTGGGGGAGGATACCGGCCTTTCCTTTGCCGGCCAGTTCGCCACCCTCCTCAACGTCCCCGCTGCCGACCTGCCGCAGCATTACAAAGAAGTCATTGCCAGCAAATTCACCCCCCAGGCCATCTTTTATTGGAAATTCCAGGGCTTTTCCGTGGAGGAGCTGCCCATGGCCGTGGGGGTGCTGGCGATGGTGCCGGCCCGGGCCAGCGGCGTGGCCTTCTCCCTGGACCCCCAGGACCCGGAGAGCGACACCCTGGTGATCAGCGGCGTCTGGGGGTTGGGGCGCTATGCGGTGGAGGGCCGGGTGACCCCGGACCTGTGGCGGCTGAGCCGGCTGGAGCCCTTTGAGGTGGTGGAGGCGCGGCCGGGAAACAAGAAGGTGGCCCTCTACTGCCGGGAAGAGACGGGCTGCACGGAGTCGGTGCTGTCGCCGGAGGCGGCCGCCGCCCCGTGCCTGGAGCCCCGGCATTTGCAGCAACTGGCCCGCATCGCCCTCCTCCTGGAGAGGCACTTCGGCGGCCCCCAGGACATGGAGTGGGCCGTGGATGACTCAGGCGAGGTGGTGCTCTTGCAAACCCGGCCGCTCCGGGTCAGCCGGCCGGCGGCGGCTTTGGGAGAGGCCCGGCGGCTGCCGGACCGCACGCCCATCCTGAATCAGGGGGTGCGGGCGGTGGGCGGGGTGGCCGCCGGCCCCGTGGCACTGGTGGAGGCCGACACCCGCCTGGAGGACCTGCCCCCGGGCGCGGTGGTGGTGACCCGGCGGCCCGCCATCCGCCTGGTGGTGGTGATGAACCGCATCAGCGCCATCCTCACCGAGGTGGGCAGCCCCACGGACCACATGACCATCCTGGCCCGGGAGTTTCAGGTCCCCACCCTGGTGGAGGTGCGGGGGGCTTTGAGGGCCCTGCGCCCCGGGCAGATGGTCACGGTGGACGCCGACAACGCCCGGGTCTACGACGGCATCGTCACCGAGGTGCTCAAGCGCCGCCGCCCCCGCCCCGAGCTGTGGCAACAGGACGAGCTCTATCGCCGCCTCCGGAGCATCGTGGCCAAGGTGGTGCCCCTGCACCTGCTGGACCCCACAGCGCCGGAATTCAGCCCCGCCCACTGCCGCACCCTCCACGATGTCACCCGCTTCTGCCACGAAAAGGCCATGGACGCCATGTTCGCCCTGGAGGCGGACCAGGCGGTGCAGGCCAAAGGCGTGCGGCGGCTGGTGAGCGATCTGCCCCTCAACCTCTACATCCTGGATCTGGGAGGCGGCGTGCGCCCGGAGGCCACCGGGGAGCTCCGGGAGGAGGACATCGTCAGCCGCCCCTTCCAGGCGCTCCTCCGGGGCCTGCGCCACCCCCAGGTGCGCTGGGCCGGGACGGTGGCCGCGGACCTCAAGGGCTTCATCTCAGTGTGGGCCAACACCATGTACGACCTGGGCAAGGCCGACACCGCCCTGGGGGGCAAGAGCTTCGCCCTCATCACCGATTCCTATCTCAACTTCCACTCCCGCCTGGGCTATCACTTCGGGCTGGTGGACGCCTATCTCTCGGAGCACCAGGACGACAATTACATCACCTTCCAGTTCAAGGGCGGAGCCGCCAGCGTGGACCGGCGGGAGCGGCGGGTCAAACTGTTGCAGAAAATCCTGGAGGACCTGGGCTTCACAGTGCAGGTGCAAGGGGACGTGGTCCAGGCCCGGCTGGTGAAATATTCCTTGCCCGAAACCGAATCCATGCTGGAGTTTGTGGGCCTGCTGATGGTCTTCTGCCGCCAGCTGGACCTGGCCTTGGTCTCGGACGCCCTGATGGAACGCTGCTACCAGGCCTTCAAAGAGAAAGACTACAGCCTGAAGTTTCTCCGACCCTGGGAAGACCCGCCCGACCACCCTTAG
- the carB gene encoding carbamoyl-phosphate synthase large subunit, which yields MPKRQDIHKVLIIGSGPIIIGQACEFDYSGTQACKALRRLGYHIILVNSNPATIMTDPGMADATYIEPLKPEYLEEIIKVERPDALLPNLGGQTGLNLSSALATSGALEKFGVQVIGVEVDAIKRGEDRLAFKETMARLGIEMPKSAIAHSVEEAERIAEELGYPVVIRPAYTLGGWGGGHVYNLEELRTIAARGLAASMVGQVLVEESVLGWEELELEVVRDAKNQMVTVCFIENVDAMGVHTGDSLCTAPMLTIAPELQKRLQEYSYAIVEAIRVIGGTNIQFAHDPKTGRVVVIEINPRTSRSSALASKATGFPIAYVSSLLAGGLTLDEIPYWRLGTLEKYEPWGDYVVVKFARWAFEKFPGAEDKLGTQMKAVGEVMSLGKTYKEALQKAVRSLEIGRYGLGFAKDFHDKPVEELLEMLVEPSSERQFLMYEALRKGASADELYRRTHIKPWFIEQMRELVELEEEILRHRGQALPDDLLRRAKLDGFADRYLAQLLGVSETAIREQRLRLGLRQGYDAVPVSGVENAAYYYSTYHAPDRVAVSERPKIMVLGGGPNRIGQGIEFDYCCVHAAYAIRDEGYESIMVNCNPETVSTDYDTSDKLYFEPLTVEDVLAIYEKEKPLGVIVQFGGQTPLNIAQELAAAGVKILGTSPDIIDLAEDRDRFRRMMAELGIPMPRAGVASTVAEALEIARGIGYPLMVRPSYVLGGRAMECVHDEAMLKHYLARAVEVSPERPILIDKFLENAIEAEADAIADGTDAFVPAVMEHIELAGIHSGDSACVIPPISIPPKHLETIHEYTRRIAVELKVVGLMNIQYAIADDTVYVLEANPRASRTVPLVSKVCNIPMARYATQIMLGKKLADLNLKTRSLAHFGVKEAVFPFNMFPEVDPLLGPEMRSTGEVLGLADTFGLAFYKAQEAAGQTLPREGTVLITVTEKDRPAVLEVARQFHRLGFRILATQGTQRFLAEQGIPAEPVLKLHEGRPNIVDVLKNGEIDLIINTPSGKLSKYDDSYIRKAAIRYKVPYITTLAGALAAARGIAAARDKQFPVRSLQSYHAGLA from the coding sequence ATGCCCAAGCGGCAGGACATCCACAAAGTGCTCATCATCGGGTCGGGCCCCATCATCATCGGCCAGGCCTGTGAATTTGACTATTCCGGCACCCAGGCCTGCAAGGCCTTGCGCCGCCTGGGCTACCACATCATCCTGGTGAATTCCAACCCGGCCACCATCATGACGGACCCGGGCATGGCCGACGCCACCTACATCGAACCTCTGAAACCGGAATACCTGGAAGAGATCATCAAGGTGGAGCGGCCCGATGCGTTGCTCCCCAATTTAGGGGGCCAGACGGGCCTCAATCTCTCCTCGGCCCTGGCCACCTCCGGGGCCCTGGAAAAGTTTGGCGTCCAGGTCATCGGGGTGGAGGTGGACGCCATCAAGCGGGGCGAAGACCGGCTGGCCTTCAAGGAGACCATGGCCCGCCTGGGGATTGAGATGCCCAAAAGCGCCATCGCCCACTCGGTGGAGGAGGCGGAGCGCATCGCCGAGGAGCTGGGCTACCCGGTGGTCATTCGGCCGGCCTACACCTTGGGCGGCTGGGGCGGCGGCCATGTCTACAACCTGGAGGAGCTGCGCACCATCGCCGCCCGGGGGCTGGCGGCCAGCATGGTGGGCCAGGTCCTGGTGGAGGAGAGCGTCCTGGGCTGGGAGGAGCTGGAGTTAGAGGTGGTCCGGGACGCCAAAAACCAGATGGTCACCGTCTGCTTCATCGAGAACGTGGACGCCATGGGGGTGCACACCGGCGATTCCCTGTGCACCGCGCCCATGCTCACCATCGCTCCGGAGCTGCAGAAAAGGCTGCAGGAATACTCGTACGCCATCGTGGAGGCCATCCGGGTCATCGGCGGCACCAACATCCAATTCGCCCATGACCCCAAAACCGGCCGGGTGGTGGTAATTGAGATCAATCCCCGCACCTCCCGCTCCTCGGCCTTGGCCTCCAAAGCCACCGGCTTCCCCATCGCCTACGTCTCCTCGCTTTTGGCCGGGGGCCTCACCCTGGACGAAATCCCCTACTGGCGTCTGGGCACCTTGGAGAAATACGAGCCCTGGGGGGATTATGTGGTGGTGAAGTTCGCCCGCTGGGCTTTTGAAAAATTCCCCGGCGCCGAGGACAAGCTGGGGACCCAGATGAAGGCGGTGGGCGAAGTCATGAGCCTGGGCAAGACCTACAAGGAGGCTCTGCAAAAGGCGGTGCGCTCCCTGGAGATCGGCCGCTACGGCCTGGGGTTTGCCAAGGATTTCCACGACAAGCCTGTGGAGGAGCTCCTGGAGATGCTGGTGGAGCCCTCCAGCGAGCGGCAGTTCCTGATGTACGAGGCCTTGCGGAAGGGGGCGAGCGCCGACGAGCTCTACCGCCGCACCCACATCAAGCCCTGGTTCATCGAGCAGATGCGGGAGCTGGTGGAACTGGAGGAGGAGATCCTGCGCCACCGGGGGCAGGCCCTGCCCGACGACCTTCTGCGCCGGGCCAAGCTGGATGGCTTTGCCGACAGGTATCTGGCCCAGCTCCTGGGGGTGTCCGAGACGGCCATCCGGGAGCAGCGCCTGCGCCTGGGGCTCCGCCAGGGCTATGACGCCGTGCCGGTGAGCGGGGTGGAAAACGCCGCCTACTATTACTCCACCTACCATGCCCCGGATCGGGTGGCGGTGAGCGAGCGGCCCAAGATCATGGTCCTGGGGGGCGGCCCCAACCGCATCGGCCAGGGGATTGAGTTCGACTATTGCTGCGTCCATGCGGCCTACGCCATCCGGGATGAGGGCTATGAGTCCATCATGGTGAACTGCAATCCCGAAACCGTCTCCACCGACTATGACACCTCGGACAAGCTCTATTTTGAGCCCCTGACGGTGGAGGACGTGCTGGCCATCTATGAAAAGGAGAAGCCCCTGGGGGTGATTGTGCAGTTCGGCGGCCAGACCCCCCTGAACATCGCCCAGGAGTTGGCCGCCGCGGGGGTGAAGATCCTGGGCACCAGCCCGGATATCATCGATCTGGCGGAGGACCGGGACCGTTTCCGGCGCATGATGGCGGAGCTGGGCATCCCCATGCCCCGGGCCGGGGTGGCCAGCACCGTGGCCGAGGCCCTGGAAATCGCCCGCGGGATTGGCTATCCCCTCATGGTCCGGCCGTCGTATGTCCTGGGCGGGCGGGCCATGGAGTGCGTCCATGATGAGGCCATGCTGAAACACTATCTTGCCCGGGCGGTGGAGGTGAGCCCGGAGCGCCCCATCCTCATCGACAAGTTCCTGGAAAACGCCATCGAGGCGGAGGCCGACGCCATCGCCGACGGCACCGACGCCTTTGTGCCCGCGGTGATGGAGCACATCGAGCTGGCGGGGATTCACTCCGGGGATTCGGCTTGCGTCATTCCGCCCATCAGCATCCCCCCCAAGCACCTGGAAACCATCCATGAGTACACCCGGCGCATCGCGGTGGAGCTTAAGGTGGTGGGGCTGATGAACATCCAGTATGCCATCGCCGATGACACGGTGTATGTCCTGGAGGCCAATCCCCGGGCCTCCCGCACCGTGCCTTTGGTCTCCAAGGTGTGCAACATCCCCATGGCCCGCTACGCCACCCAGATCATGCTGGGGAAAAAGCTCGCCGACCTCAACCTGAAGACTCGCAGCCTGGCCCACTTCGGGGTGAAGGAGGCGGTCTTTCCTTTCAACATGTTCCCGGAAGTGGACCCGCTTTTGGGGCCGGAGATGCGCTCCACCGGCGAGGTCCTGGGGCTGGCGGACACCTTCGGCCTGGCCTTCTACAAAGCCCAGGAGGCCGCCGGCCAGACCCTGCCCCGGGAGGGCACGGTGCTCATCACCGTGACGGAAAAAGACCGCCCCGCGGTCCTGGAGGTGGCCCGGCAGTTCCACCGCCTTGGCTTCCGCATCCTGGCCACCCAGGGGACGCAGCGCTTTCTGGCGGAGCAGGGCATTCCGGCGGAGCCGGTCCTCAAGCTCCACGAAGGCCGCCCCAATATTGTGGACGTGCTGAAAAACGGGGAGATCGACCTGATCATCAACACGCCCAGCGGCAAACTGAGCAAATACGACGACTCCTACATCCGCAAGGCGGCCATCCGTTACAAGGTCCCCTACATCACCACCCTGGCGGGCGCCTTGGCCGCGGCCCGGGGGATTGCCGCGGCCCGGGACAAGCAGTTCCCGGTGCGCTCGCTCCAGAGTTACCACGCCGGGCTAGCCTGA
- the alr gene encoding alanine racemase codes for MLTSLSELTIDLAALRHNYLALRARCAPGVRFMAVVKADAYGHGLLPAARTLAAAGADYLGVATLEEGLALREAGITQPVALLLGVEPEQAEAAVAADLEVMLYRHDVAQALNAAARQLGKTAKVHLKADTGMGRLGLTYPEVLPFLDFLAGLPGLEVLGLASHLASADLEDPGYTRRQLKEFQDLLDAARARGFPLPLSHLANSAALVAFPEAHFALVRPGIMLYGSRVAPWLPTPELKPVMHFRTRVLQRKRLPPGSGISYGSTYVTPDWCELAVLPVGYANGLSRQLSNRGQVLIHGRRAPIRGRVCMNLIMVEVTGLPEVREGETVTLLGTDGGELISGDELAAWAGTISYEVFCNLGAANPRRYLPA; via the coding sequence ATGCTCACTTCTCTCTCTGAGCTGACTATTGATCTGGCGGCCCTGCGGCACAACTACCTGGCCCTGCGGGCCCGCTGCGCCCCGGGCGTGCGTTTCATGGCGGTGGTCAAGGCCGACGCCTATGGGCATGGGCTCCTCCCGGCCGCTCGCACCCTGGCCGCGGCCGGCGCCGACTACCTGGGGGTGGCTACCCTGGAGGAAGGGCTGGCCCTGAGGGAGGCAGGGATCACCCAGCCGGTGGCGCTCCTTCTGGGAGTGGAGCCGGAGCAAGCCGAGGCCGCGGTGGCGGCAGACCTGGAGGTGATGCTCTACCGCCATGACGTGGCCCAGGCCCTTAACGCCGCCGCCCGCCAACTGGGCAAGACGGCCAAGGTGCATCTCAAAGCCGACACCGGCATGGGGCGCCTGGGACTTACCTATCCGGAAGTGCTGCCTTTCCTGGATTTTCTGGCCGGCCTGCCGGGCCTGGAGGTGCTGGGGCTGGCGTCGCACTTGGCCTCCGCCGATCTGGAGGATCCGGGTTACACCCGCCGCCAGCTTAAGGAGTTCCAGGACCTCTTAGATGCGGCCCGGGCCCGGGGTTTTCCCCTGCCCCTAAGCCACCTGGCCAATAGCGCTGCCCTGGTGGCTTTTCCGGAGGCTCATTTTGCTCTCGTGCGCCCCGGCATCATGCTCTACGGCTCCCGGGTGGCGCCCTGGCTCCCCACCCCGGAGCTCAAACCCGTGATGCACTTCCGCACCCGGGTGCTGCAGCGCAAGCGCCTTCCCCCGGGAAGTGGCATCAGCTACGGCAGCACCTATGTCACCCCGGACTGGTGCGAGCTGGCGGTCCTGCCGGTGGGCTACGCCAACGGCCTCTCCCGGCAGCTTTCCAACCGGGGGCAGGTCCTGATCCATGGCCGCCGGGCGCCCATCCGGGGCCGGGTGTGCATGAACCTCATCATGGTGGAGGTGACCGGCCTCCCCGAAGTGCGGGAGGGGGAAACCGTCACCCTCCTGGGGACGGATGGGGGCGAACTCATCAGCGGCGATGAGCTGGCCGCCTGGGCCGGCACCATCAGCTACGAGGTCTTCTGCAACCTCGGGGCGGCCAACCCCCGGCGGTATTTGCCTGCCTGA
- the purE gene encoding 5-(carboxyamino)imidazole ribonucleotide mutase gives MSEKKAWVGIILGSASDWPVMEPAATLLDDWGVGVEVLVASAHRSPRRVETYAREAAARGLKVLIAAAGHAAHLAGVVAAHTTLPVVGVPIPSSDLKGLDSLLAMVQMPPGVPVATMAIGAAGARNAAIFAVQVLALEDERLQQRLAQHKEEQAKGVEKQQEKIPAMYHPASLG, from the coding sequence ATGAGCGAAAAAAAGGCTTGGGTGGGGATTATCCTGGGAAGCGCCTCGGACTGGCCGGTGATGGAGCCGGCCGCCACCCTCCTCGATGACTGGGGGGTGGGGGTGGAGGTGCTGGTGGCCTCGGCCCACCGCTCCCCCCGGCGGGTGGAGACCTATGCCCGGGAGGCGGCGGCCCGGGGCCTGAAAGTGCTTATTGCCGCGGCAGGTCATGCCGCACATCTGGCCGGGGTGGTGGCGGCCCATACCACCCTGCCGGTGGTGGGAGTGCCCATCCCCAGCTCCGACCTTAAGGGCCTGGACAGCCTCCTGGCCATGGTGCAGATGCCGCCGGGGGTGCCGGTGGCCACCATGGCCATCGGCGCCGCGGGCGCCAGAAACGCTGCCATCTTTGCGGTGCAGGTGCTGGCCCTTGAGGACGAACGTTTGCAGCAGCGCCTGGCCCAGCACAAAGAGGAGCAGGCCAAAGGGGTGGAAAAGCAGCAGGAGAAGATCCCGGCCATGTATCACCCGGCCAGCCTGGGATGA
- the polX gene encoding DNA polymerase/3'-5' exonuclease PolX, which translates to MDKQEAARILEEIALLLELSGENPFKVRAYQQGARALLTLPGDLKEAVATGALLNVKGIGRTLAGVVQELVEQGRCQLHEELKNKIPPGLVELLQVPGLGPRKARQLFEQLGIASLGELEYALRENRLLTLPGFGQKTQEKIKAGLERVRRYAGYFRLGDLWPVAQELLRQGRQAAGLARLELAGGVRRALEVERGLVFVAAAASPEAAVAALQGLPTWAALQAAEPGIFRLPLPQGMEAALHVVLPEVFGAALVAYTGSDSHWRELTARGRSLGLTLTERGLFAGDTLLPSREEEEIYQALGLPFIPPELREGDGEIAAAAAGALPRLLTLEDLRGCFHVHSHFSDGVNSLPELAAAARARGWEYLGITDHSQSAYYAGGLKPPDLARQQEEVAACRRAIPEVTLFWGIESDILGDGSLDYPPEILSGFDFVIASVHSQFGQKKEDMTRRLLRALENPYTTMLGHLTGRLLLAREGYELDLEAVLEAAATHGVILELNASPYRLDLDWRWHRRAKELGLLISINPDAHSLEGLDEVAYGVMAARKGWLTPAEVLNTRPASEVAEIFGRRRQQAGG; encoded by the coding sequence ATGGACAAGCAGGAGGCGGCCCGCATCCTGGAGGAGATCGCCCTGCTTCTGGAGCTTTCCGGGGAAAACCCCTTCAAGGTGCGGGCCTACCAGCAGGGGGCCCGAGCCCTCCTCACGTTGCCGGGGGACCTGAAGGAGGCGGTGGCCACAGGCGCTCTCCTCAACGTCAAAGGCATCGGCCGCACCCTGGCGGGGGTGGTGCAGGAGCTGGTGGAGCAGGGCCGCTGCCAGCTCCATGAGGAGCTCAAGAACAAAATCCCCCCCGGATTGGTGGAGCTCCTTCAGGTCCCGGGGTTAGGCCCCCGCAAAGCCCGGCAGCTTTTTGAGCAGCTGGGGATCGCCAGCTTAGGGGAGCTGGAATACGCCCTGCGGGAAAACCGCCTCCTCACCCTACCGGGGTTTGGCCAGAAGACCCAGGAGAAGATCAAGGCGGGGCTGGAGCGGGTGCGCCGCTATGCCGGCTATTTCCGGTTGGGGGACCTGTGGCCCGTGGCCCAGGAGCTCCTGCGCCAGGGGCGGCAGGCCGCGGGATTGGCGCGGCTGGAGCTGGCCGGGGGCGTGCGCAGGGCCCTGGAGGTGGAGCGAGGGCTGGTGTTTGTGGCCGCGGCCGCCAGCCCCGAGGCGGCGGTGGCGGCCCTGCAGGGTCTCCCCACTTGGGCGGCCCTGCAGGCAGCAGAGCCGGGCATTTTCCGTCTTCCCCTGCCCCAGGGGATGGAGGCCGCCCTGCATGTGGTGCTCCCGGAGGTCTTTGGCGCCGCCTTAGTGGCTTACACCGGCAGCGACTCCCATTGGCGGGAGCTCACTGCCCGGGGCCGGAGTTTGGGCCTGACTCTCACGGAGCGGGGGCTCTTTGCCGGCGACACCCTCCTCCCCAGCCGGGAGGAGGAGGAGATCTACCAGGCCCTGGGGCTCCCGTTCATCCCGCCGGAGCTAAGGGAGGGCGACGGGGAGATCGCCGCCGCGGCGGCCGGGGCCCTGCCCCGCCTTCTCACCCTGGAGGACCTCCGGGGCTGCTTTCATGTGCACTCCCATTTCAGCGACGGGGTCAATTCCCTCCCGGAGCTGGCCGCGGCCGCCCGGGCGCGGGGCTGGGAGTATCTGGGGATCACCGACCACAGCCAATCGGCTTACTATGCCGGCGGCCTCAAACCCCCGGATCTGGCCCGCCAGCAGGAGGAGGTGGCTGCCTGCCGCCGGGCAATTCCGGAGGTTACCCTGTTTTGGGGCATCGAATCCGACATCCTGGGGGATGGCTCCCTGGATTATCCGCCGGAGATCCTTTCCGGGTTTGATTTTGTCATCGCCTCGGTGCATTCCCAGTTCGGGCAAAAAAAAGAGGACATGACCCGGCGGCTGCTTCGGGCGCTGGAGAACCCCTACACCACCATGCTGGGCCACCTCACCGGCCGCCTGCTCCTGGCCCGGGAGGGCTATGAGCTGGACCTGGAGGCGGTGCTGGAAGCCGCAGCGACGCACGGGGTCATCCTGGAGCTGAACGCCAGCCCCTACCGGCTGGATCTGGACTGGCGCTGGCACCGGCGGGCCAAGGAGCTGGGGCTGCTCATCAGCATCAACCCGGACGCCCACAGCCTGGAGGGGCTGGATGAGGTGGCCTACGGGGTGATGGCGGCCCGCAAGGGCTGGCTCACCCCGGCGGAGGTGCTGAACACCCGGCCGGCCTCCGAGGTGGCGGAGATTTTTGGACGCCGGCGGCAGCAGGCGGGCGGGTGA